The sequence below is a genomic window from Colias croceus chromosome 11, ilColCroc2.1.
CAGAGGCGGTATTGCATATAAGTAATAGTTCATATTTACCATGCAGGTAAAGATgcagttatttaaaattattggtataaaaaaatgaagacataaattaaaagttactACTTAAGTACTTCAGTAAATTATAGTACTATATTAGTGTAGCAGGTATTTTTGAAATACTGCctatttagatttattaaaggtagaattaaaaaaattattttttaattatttgtttatttattactcaaTTCACATTTGAAGTAAGGCTGGGTATACTTTTAGACATAATATGATGTAGATATGATATACATGTAGTAAATTCTTGTAACTATCACgtcacattatattttttgttttaaaataagggaaaaaacaaagttttaatgaaatacaGAATATTgttgaattaataatacaatttgcGGTAATATAGATTTTGTTTCCTTTACGTACAGAAAGTCAAAATGATTGAAgtgtttattcttataaaataggATTTGATTAGGAAGTTTTGATTGTAATTTTTGaacatcttttttatttgcaaGCCAATCACCTTTACTGAAAAATATGGCTACAGGAGCAGTAATTTTTTCAACTGGATATATTGGAGGTTCTGGGAAACcatattttaaaaggtttaATGATCCGTAATCGAAATTTCGGAAGTGTCCGGACACAATTAATTGGCCATAATGCACTATTTGCTTAACAGATGATCCAGATGGAAAATGATTACAAATAACCGGGAAACGTTTCATGTTTATTTGGGAATAATTAACGCCGCCTAGAAGAAATACAATGTGCTGACATACAATAAAAGCTGAAACAGTATCACCACAAAATGCTCTTtgtaataactttaaaattgtattatctgGAAATAACGTATGTATTCCTAAAGTATCGGAATACTTATACAATTATTGATTACTAAACGGAgctaataaattgaatatgtATGTTCTTTGAATTGGACATCCATGCTACCGCCGATAGAGAAATCATAAGacttattttttcattatattcagGACGCATTGAACACATCACTAAGAAAGCGGTATTTCCTTGCGAATATCCAATgtaaattaactttttattgttaGTTATATAAAGTACATGATCGATCATAGCCGGTACAACAAAGACACCAATCTCATGCCAACTAAAGTCCCAAAACTTCTTCTCTGATGTTTCCATGCCCGTATTTCGATtcgaatatatatttaattcctCGAGCATTTCCCATCCAAACATCATAGCTTTTGTCAGCTAAAAGAAAACCAAGTCCGAAGCCAGAGCCAGGTGAAATCCAATCATCTGCACTGCCCAGGAGTCCATGCATCAGAAAAAGTACTGGTCCATTTCCTGGAATCCTGAATAACTTTAGATCGTATTCGTCGGATGTCACTACAGTGTATTGCTCCACGCGATTCCCGTATTTTGTAATGATTTATGTAATGTAGATCTAAATGTATGTAGATCAAAATTACAAGTACCAACAAAaggtaaaatttaataatataatacttatatcaTACAGAAATACTTTGTACCGATACATTCATATAAAGTCAAACAATGTCTAGAGAACGACAGACAGACGAGTTTCTAACAAAATCATGTTCCTCGGACTGCTATTTTCATGTTGATTACTTTGGAAACAAAAGCTTTGGCTTTTGCTTTTGGAGTAAAGAGTTTGGTAAAATTTTCGGTCGaatctttttgttttaaacagttctaaattttcaattaattcaCTACTATGAGTTTCTgaaccttttttgtttaaattgtgATTTCCGGTGAAACAGGTGCATATCGTAATATCGTATTATGGtacttatcatattattattttcacaaatctAGTGACAATCCAAAACCATTGAACTATCATAAATATCAATAGATGAATA
It includes:
- the LOC123695661 gene encoding LOW QUALITY PROTEIN: lipase 1-like (The sequence of the model RefSeq protein was modified relative to this genomic sequence to represent the inferred CDS: deleted 1 base in 1 codon) is translated as MHGLLGSADDWISPGSGFGLGFLLADKSYDVWMGNARGINIYSNRNTGMETSEKKFWDFSWHEIGVFVVPAMIDHVLYITNNKKLIYIGYSQGNTAFLVMCSMRPEYNEKISLMISLSALLQRAFCGDTVSAFIVCQHIVFLLGGVNYSQINMKRFPVICNHFPSGSSVKQIVHYGQLIVSGHFRNFDYGSLNLLKYGFPEPPIYPVEKITAPVAIFFSKGDWLANKKDVQKLQSKLPNQILFYKNKHFNHFDFLWLLMNDE